The following coding sequences are from one Nonlabens arenilitoris window:
- a CDS encoding M13 family metallopeptidase: MNLKQTLLATCAVAIAVTSCKEPAKKDYPGLDMTAMDTSVSPKDDFYRYVNGKWIDSTEIPADQTVWGGFNKLRKDTDADMLAILDNAMNDKNLDQSSDQAKAVFVYQSIMDTDARDKAGYEPLKPYLEQIDAVKSVDEIPALLADLSAKGLRGFYGFGVGPDAQNTDINVAQMRPGALGMQREYYVDLDDADNVEKLAAYENHVARMLTLTGTDAIQAAKDAKTIIAIETQMAQPRLDKVARRNPQLSYNPMSIEEFKTLVPSINWDEYFEKLDIKEFDTIIVAQPAYMTALNNMWDNSNLDAMKTYMRWTMIDAAATMLSTELEDANWDFYSKTMRGAKEQRPRNERALATVNGTLGEALGQLYVSEKFPAEAKAKAKEMIEYVKKAYEVRINGLDWMSPETKEKAIEKLNGMTIKIGYPDQWKDYSEMEINSPANGGTLFDNMLAVQSWNYRDNLNKLGEKVDKTEWFMSPQTVNAYYNPYYNEIVFPAAILQPPFYNYEADAAFNFGGMGAVIGHEISHGFDDSGAKFDANGNMTDWWTANDKTQFEELGKDLANQYSAIEVLPGVNINGEFTLGENIGDLGGVNAAYDAHQLWMKDKGRPDAIDGFTPEQRFFLSWGTVWRTKMREEALKQRIKGDTHSPGMYRGYVPLQNIDAFYDAFEITETDGMYIAPENRIKIW; encoded by the coding sequence ATGAATTTAAAACAAACCTTACTTGCTACATGTGCAGTGGCCATTGCTGTCACTTCATGTAAAGAACCTGCCAAAAAAGATTATCCAGGTCTAGATATGACCGCCATGGATACTAGTGTTTCTCCTAAAGATGATTTCTATCGCTATGTTAATGGTAAATGGATTGACTCTACAGAGATCCCAGCAGACCAGACCGTTTGGGGTGGCTTTAATAAGCTTAGAAAAGATACTGACGCAGATATGCTTGCGATCTTAGATAATGCTATGAATGATAAGAATCTAGATCAATCATCAGATCAGGCAAAAGCCGTTTTTGTATATCAAAGCATTATGGATACTGACGCAAGAGACAAAGCAGGTTACGAACCATTAAAACCATATCTAGAACAAATAGATGCTGTTAAATCTGTAGATGAAATACCTGCTTTACTTGCTGACCTGTCGGCTAAAGGTTTGCGTGGTTTCTACGGCTTTGGAGTAGGACCAGATGCACAAAACACAGACATAAATGTTGCTCAAATGAGACCTGGCGCATTAGGCATGCAACGTGAGTATTATGTAGATCTAGATGATGCTGATAATGTGGAAAAACTTGCCGCATATGAGAATCACGTAGCGCGCATGTTAACCTTAACCGGTACAGATGCAATTCAAGCAGCAAAAGATGCAAAAACGATTATAGCCATAGAAACACAAATGGCACAACCACGATTAGATAAAGTAGCGAGAAGAAATCCACAATTAAGCTATAACCCTATGAGTATAGAAGAGTTTAAGACTCTAGTGCCATCTATAAATTGGGATGAATATTTTGAAAAATTAGATATTAAAGAATTTGATACTATCATTGTTGCTCAACCAGCTTATATGACTGCACTAAATAATATGTGGGATAATAGCAATTTAGATGCTATGAAAACATATATGCGATGGACCATGATAGACGCGGCAGCCACTATGCTATCTACAGAGTTAGAAGACGCAAATTGGGATTTCTACAGTAAAACTATGCGAGGTGCAAAAGAACAACGTCCTAGAAATGAACGTGCCCTAGCTACCGTTAATGGTACTTTGGGTGAAGCCTTAGGTCAATTATATGTTAGTGAAAAATTCCCAGCTGAGGCAAAAGCCAAAGCAAAAGAAATGATTGAATATGTGAAGAAAGCATATGAAGTACGCATCAATGGTTTAGACTGGATGAGTCCAGAAACTAAAGAAAAAGCTATAGAAAAGCTTAATGGAATGACCATTAAAATAGGTTATCCAGACCAGTGGAAAGACTACTCTGAAATGGAAATTAATAGCCCAGCAAATGGCGGCACTTTATTTGACAACATGCTAGCTGTTCAATCATGGAATTACCGTGATAACCTCAATAAACTAGGAGAAAAAGTTGACAAAACAGAATGGTTTATGTCACCACAAACGGTAAATGCATATTACAATCCATACTATAACGAGATTGTTTTCCCAGCGGCTATACTTCAACCACCATTTTATAATTATGAAGCAGACGCAGCCTTTAATTTTGGAGGTATGGGAGCTGTAATAGGTCATGAAATTTCTCATGGATTTGATGATAGTGGTGCAAAATTCGATGCAAATGGTAACATGACAGACTGGTGGACCGCAAATGACAAGACACAATTTGAAGAACTAGGTAAAGATTTAGCAAATCAGTACAGCGCTATAGAGGTCTTACCTGGAGTAAATATTAACGGAGAATTCACTCTAGGAGAAAATATAGGTGATTTAGGTGGAGTTAACGCCGCATATGATGCACACCAGTTATGGATGAAAGATAAAGGTCGTCCAGATGCTATTGATGGATTTACGCCAGAACAACGTTTTTTCTTAAGTTGGGGAACTGTATGGCGCACAAAAATGCGTGAAGAAGCTTTAAAACAACGTATTAAAGGTGACACGCATTCACCAGGTATGTATAGAGGTTATGTGCCACTGCAAAACATAGATGCTTTCTATGACGCTTTTGAAATCACAGAAACAGATGGTATGTATATCGCACCAGAAAATCGTATAAAAATCTGGTAA
- a CDS encoding CocE/NonD family hydrolase, producing the protein MKQFLLIALVVLSSAFAKAQSSSNQEYIKDNYTKTIHQIEMRDGVKLYTQVYSPKDTTQKYPIMMQRTCYSVRPYGEGKYPSRLGPNELLMKEGYIFVYQDVRGRWMSEGDFDNMRPNIPGNDINNKKDIDESSDTYDTVDWLIKNLPNNNGKVGQWGISYPGFYTAAALPDAHPALVASSPQAPIGDFFFDDFHHMGATLQSYIFAYPVFGHQTEPTTESWYNDKWDKLRAAGSMNDSYAFNMGIGPLKNVTENIYPDNFFWKDVASHPNYDEFWQKRSIIPHLNNVDHAVMTVGGWFDAEDLYGPLNIYKNVERNNPNNKNNTIVMGPWSHGNWAREPGHQMVNHIHFGDSLSTFYHREIETPFFEHHLKGEKNPVLPEAYMFDTGLKQWEKFMQWPPQQDEIVFSFGKNGELLINKKGDKKDSFSYMSDPSKPVPFRSEITPVTFTPRAYMTDDQRHASRRPDVLTFQTGVLTEDMTLAGEIQANLEVILKGITDADFIVKVIDVYPDDLKNEEHTPEHVTLAGYQQLVRAETFRGRFRNDFSKPEPFKEGKKTRVNFPLQDVLHTFKKGHRVMIQIHSTWFPYIDRNPQKYIDNIFEATESDFTTGQVTITGASSISVGDNNGIEKQLPKLKQ; encoded by the coding sequence ATGAAACAATTTTTACTAATCGCGTTAGTGGTATTAAGTTCCGCTTTCGCGAAAGCGCAATCCTCATCAAACCAAGAGTATATAAAAGATAATTATACTAAAACAATTCACCAGATTGAAATGCGTGATGGTGTAAAACTGTATACTCAAGTTTATAGTCCAAAAGACACCACCCAAAAATATCCCATAATGATGCAGCGTACTTGTTATAGTGTGCGACCATATGGTGAAGGCAAGTATCCTAGTAGATTAGGGCCTAATGAACTACTTATGAAAGAAGGCTACATATTTGTTTATCAAGATGTGCGCGGTAGATGGATGAGTGAAGGTGATTTTGATAACATGCGTCCTAACATACCAGGTAATGATATTAATAATAAAAAAGATATCGATGAAAGCTCTGACACTTATGACACTGTAGACTGGTTAATAAAAAATCTACCTAACAATAATGGAAAAGTAGGTCAATGGGGAATATCATATCCTGGTTTTTATACAGCAGCAGCATTACCTGATGCTCATCCAGCACTGGTGGCTAGCTCTCCACAAGCACCTATAGGAGACTTTTTCTTTGATGATTTCCATCACATGGGAGCGACACTACAGAGCTATATTTTTGCTTATCCAGTTTTTGGTCATCAAACTGAGCCTACTACAGAAAGCTGGTACAATGATAAATGGGATAAATTAAGAGCCGCTGGTAGTATGAATGACTCTTATGCGTTCAATATGGGCATAGGTCCTTTAAAAAATGTTACAGAAAATATATATCCCGATAATTTTTTCTGGAAAGACGTGGCCTCACATCCTAATTATGACGAATTCTGGCAAAAACGTTCTATAATACCACATTTAAACAATGTTGATCATGCAGTAATGACCGTAGGTGGCTGGTTTGATGCAGAGGATTTATATGGACCGTTAAACATCTATAAAAATGTAGAACGCAACAATCCAAATAATAAGAATAATACAATTGTAATGGGACCATGGAGCCATGGTAACTGGGCAAGAGAACCTGGACATCAAATGGTTAATCACATTCATTTTGGCGATAGTTTATCAACTTTTTATCATAGAGAAATAGAAACTCCTTTTTTTGAACATCATTTAAAAGGAGAAAAAAATCCTGTTCTACCAGAGGCATATATGTTTGACACTGGATTAAAACAGTGGGAAAAATTTATGCAATGGCCACCACAGCAAGATGAAATCGTGTTTAGTTTTGGTAAAAATGGAGAGTTGTTGATCAATAAAAAAGGTGATAAAAAAGATTCATTCTCATACATGAGTGACCCATCAAAACCTGTTCCTTTTAGAAGCGAGATAACTCCTGTAACATTCACTCCACGAGCTTACATGACAGATGACCAGCGTCATGCCTCAAGAAGACCAGACGTACTTACCTTTCAAACAGGTGTTCTTACAGAAGATATGACACTAGCCGGAGAAATACAGGCAAATCTAGAAGTAATACTTAAAGGTATTACAGATGCTGATTTTATTGTTAAGGTTATAGACGTTTACCCAGACGATTTGAAAAACGAAGAGCATACACCTGAGCATGTAACTCTTGCAGGCTATCAACAATTAGTACGAGCAGAAACTTTTAGAGGTCGTTTTAGAAATGATTTCTCAAAGCCAGAGCCATTTAAGGAAGGTAAAAAAACTAGAGTAAATTTTCCTTTACAAGACGTATTACACACTTTCAAAAAAGGTCACAGAGTAATGATTCAAATACACAGCACATGGTTTCCTTACATAGATCGCAATCCACAAAAGTATATAGACAACATATTTGAGGCGACAGAAAGCGACTTCACAACTGGGCAAGTAACAATTACTGGAGCTAGTTCCATAAGTGTAGGCGATAACAACGGTATTGAAAAACAATTACCTAAACTAAAACAGTAA